The following coding sequences are from one Saccopteryx bilineata isolate mSacBil1 chromosome 3, mSacBil1_pri_phased_curated, whole genome shotgun sequence window:
- the LOC136332030 gene encoding LOW QUALITY PROTEIN: zinc finger protein 432-like (The sequence of the model RefSeq protein was modified relative to this genomic sequence to represent the inferred CDS: substituted 2 bases at 2 genomic stop codons), whose product MVFLQECLTFHDVTVDFTREEWQLLGPDQKDLYWDVMLEIYSHLVSVGEDSSLHQSSKPDVLSKXERGEEPRTVGDEPQHLVQPESRYVDDPLQSDLQSPRIKSGEECYEHDMFANIVNQSETHFLFRQHCDMFEICEKPLKSKLSFENQNGSFKLKNSVHFNRDGSSILHGNHEQFYTEITLHASTKFFSTKSNLHKHQKTHTGEKPYKCSECGKGFIEKSHLIAHHRTHTGEKPHGCSLCEKTFSTKSNLHKHQQTHTGEKLYKCSECGKSFSMKHSLIIHQRIHTGEKPYVCSECKKGFPAKNKLLVHQRTHTGEKPYVCNVCGKGFSMKSTLNVHQRTHSSEKPCLCNECGKGFTVRSSLIVHQRTHTGEKPYICSECGKGFPAKTKLIVHRQTHTQDRTYACTECGKDFPMKTKLIAHQRTHTGEKPYVCSLCGKGFTVKSALTVHQRTHSFEKLCRCNDCGKGFTVRSSLTVHQRTHTGEKPYVCTKCGKGFPVNTKLIVHQKSHTGEKPYVCSVCGKGFSMKSALTVHQRTHSSXKPCRCSECGKGFTVKSSLIVHQQTQTGEKPCVYNECGRGFPVKSKLIVHQRSHTGEKPYVCSVCGKGFAMKSALTSDQRTHTGEKPYVCSECGKGFPVKTNMIVHQRTHTGEKPYVCSVCGKGFIMKRAFIIHQQTHSLEKP is encoded by the exons ATGGTGTTTTTACAGGAATGCCTGACATTTCATGATGTGACTGTGGACTTCACCCGGGAGGAGTGGCAGCTCCTGGGCCCCGATCAGAAGGACCTGTACTGGGACGTAATGTTGGAGATCTACAGCCATCTGGTGTCAGTGGGTGAGGACAGCTCCCT GCATCAATCCAGCAAACCAGATGTGCTTTCCAAGTAGGAGCGAGGGGAAGAACCGCGGACAGTAGGGGATGAACCCCAGCATCTagtcca accagagtcTAGATATG TTGATGATCCTCTGCAGAGTGACTTGCAAAGTCCAAGGATTAAGAGTGGGGAAGAATGCTATGAACATGAtatgtttgcaaatattgttAATCAGAGTGAAACCCATTTCCTATTCAGACAACATTGCGATATGTTTGAGATATGTGAAAAGCCTTTAAAGTCAAAATTAAGTTTTGAAAATCAAAATggaagttttaaattaaaaaactctGTTCACTTCAATAGAGATGGATCATCTATTCTGCATGGTAACCATGAACAATTTTACACTGAAATTACATTGCACGCCAGTACCAAATTC TTTTCTACAAAGTCTAATCTCCATAAACATCAGaaaactcatacaggagagaaaccttataaatgcagtgaatgtgggaaaggcttcatTGAGAAGAGTCATCTTATTGCTCATCATcgaactcatacaggagagaaaccccaTGGATGCAGTCTATGTGAGAAGACCTTTTCTACAAAGTCTAATCTCCATAAACATCAGcaaactcatacaggagagaaattgtataaatgcagtgaatgtggaaaaaGCTTTTCAATGAAGCACAGCCTCATCATACATCAGCGaattcatacaggagagaaaccttatgTTTGCAGTGAATGTAAAAAGGGCTTCCCAGCAAAGAACAAGCTGCTAGTACATCAAcgaactcatacaggagagaagccctatgtatGTAATGTATGTGGGAAAGGCTTCAGCATGAAGAGTACTCTCAATGTACATCAGCGAACTCATTCTTCAGAGAAACCATGTCTgtgcaatgaatgtgggaaaggctttactGTTAGGAGTAGCTTGATTGTACATCAgcgaactcacacaggagaaaaaccatacatatgcagtgaatgtggaaaaggctttCCAGCAAAGACTAAGCTGATTGTACATCGACAGACTCATACACAAGACAGGACTTATGCGTGTACTGAATGTGGAAAAGACTTCCCAATGAAGACCAAGCTGATTGCACATCAACggactcatacaggagagaagccctatgtatGTAGTctatgtgggaaaggttttacaGTGAAGAGTGCTCTCACTGTACATCAGCGAACTCATTCTTTTGAGAAATTGTGTAGGTGCAATGACTGTGGAAAAGGCTTTACTGTGAGGAGTAGCCTGACTGTACATCAacgaactcacacaggagagaaaccatatgtATGTACTAAGTGTGGAAAAGGCTTTCCAGTGAACACCAAGCTGATTGTACATCAGAAGAgtcatacaggagagaagccctatgtatGTAGTGTATGTGGAAAAGGCTTCAGCATGAAGAGTGCTCTCACTGTACATCAGCGAACTCATTCTTCATAGAAACCATGTaggtgcagtgaatgtgggaaaggctttactGTGAAGAGTAGTCTGATTGTACATCAGCAAACTCAAACAGGAGAGAAGCCCTGTGTATACAATGAATGTGGAAGAGGCTTCCCAGTGAAGAGCAAACTGATTGTACATCAAAGGTCTCATAcgggagagaagccctatgtctGTAGTGTATGTGGGAAAGGTTTTGCCATGAAAAGTGCTCTCACT TCTGATCAgcgaactcacacaggagagaagccctatgtatgcagtgaatgtggaaaaggcttCCCAGTGAAGACCAACATGATTGTGCATCAACggactcatacaggagagaagcctTATGTATGTAGTGTATGTGGGAAAGGCTTCATCATGAAGAGGGCATTCATTATACATCAGCAAACTCATTCCTTAGAGAAACCGTGA